A stretch of Perognathus longimembris pacificus isolate PPM17 chromosome 1, ASM2315922v1, whole genome shotgun sequence DNA encodes these proteins:
- the Cysrt1 gene encoding cysteine-rich tail protein 1 isoform X2, which translates to MDPHEMVVKNPYTHISIPRAQLRPDLGQQLQEAPSSSSSETQPLPTGACAPEPARLLQPTEAPEPKGAKGAKGAKGAKGAAPDQSQLAPRHQPCNPYGSGQRPSGLTYAGTPPVGRGDDIAHHCCCCPCCSCCHCPRFCRCHSCCCVVS; encoded by the coding sequence ATGGACCCCCACGAGATGGTCGTCAAGAACCCTTACACACATATCAGCATCCCCCGGGCTCAGCTGCGGCCTGACCTGGGGCAGCAGTTACAGGAGGCCCCTTCCTCGTCATCCTCTGAGACGCAGCCTCTGCCCACcggggcctgtgccccagaaccGGCCCGCCTCCTGCAGCCCACTGAGGCTCCAGAGCCGAAAGGGGCCAAGGGGGCCAAAGGAGCCAAAGGGGCCAAGGGAGCTGCCCCTGACCAGAGTCAGCTGGCCCCCCGGCACCAGCCCTGCAACCCCTACGGCAGTGGCCAGCGCCCGTCAGGACTGACCTACGCCGGCACGCCACCCGTGGGGCGCGGTGACGACATCGCCCatcactgctgctgctgcccttGCTGTTCCTGCTGCCACTGCCCAAGATTCTGCCGCTGCCACAGCTGCTGCTGTGTCGTCTCCTAG
- the Rnf224 gene encoding RING finger protein 224, with the protein MLRPEGPRAPEDGAAPPAPRNDCIVCYSAYDLCAHLPRRLYCGHTFCQACVRRLDAPAHEQRWIPCPQCRQSTPTPRGGPAMLDLDLAAFLAARAEREPPRAAPAPPAPLKGSTPVTEQPAGSGPSLGPQPRFPQPGRCCCRCSGCSGCGSPCWCPPGSPEA; encoded by the coding sequence ATGCTGCGGCCCGAGGGCCCCCGAGCCCCGGAGGACGGGGCGGCGCCCCCGGCCCCCAGGAACGACTGCATCGTCTGCTACTCGGCCTACGACCTGTGCGCGCACCTGCCCCGCCGCCTCTACTGCGGCCACACCTTCTGCCAGGCGTGCGTGAGGCGGCTGGACGCCCCCGCGCACGAGCAGCGCTGGATCCCCTGCCCCCAGTGCCGGCAGAGCACGCCCACGCCGCGGGGCGGGCCGGCCATGCTGGACCTGGACCTGGCCGCCTTCCTGGCCGCCAGGGCCGAGCGGgagccgccccgcgccgcgcccgcgcccccggcccccctcAAGGGCAGCACCCCCGTCACTGAGCAGCCCGCGGGGAGCGGCCCCAGCCTGGGCCCCCAGCCCCGCTTCCCGCAGCCCGgacgctgctgctgccgctgctcgGGCTGCTCGGGCTGCGGGAGCCCTTGCTGGTGCCCCCCTGGCAGCCCCGAGGCGTGA
- the Cysrt1 gene encoding cysteine-rich tail protein 1 isoform X1: MAPGQGAQGRQLARALAAGGGGLRAPRPRQRRGLHQARAAVPTCSSAHTCSWIMDPHEMVVKNPYTHISIPRAQLRPDLGQQLQEAPSSSSSETQPLPTGACAPEPARLLQPTEAPEPKGAKGAKGAKGAKGAAPDQSQLAPRHQPCNPYGSGQRPSGLTYAGTPPVGRGDDIAHHCCCCPCCSCCHCPRFCRCHSCCCVVS, encoded by the exons ATGGCTCCAGGACAGGGCGCCCAGGGAAGGCAGCTAGCCCGAGCCCTGGCCGCAGGGGGAGGCGGGCTGCGGGCTCCGCGGCCGCGGCAGAGGAGAGGCCTACACCAGGCCCGAGCTGCAG tCCCGACCTGCTCCTCTGCCCACACCTGCAGCTGGATCATGGACCCCCACGAGATGGTCGTCAAGAACCCTTACACACATATCAGCATCCCCCGGGCTCAGCTGCGGCCTGACCTGGGGCAGCAGTTACAGGAGGCCCCTTCCTCGTCATCCTCTGAGACGCAGCCTCTGCCCACcggggcctgtgccccagaaccGGCCCGCCTCCTGCAGCCCACTGAGGCTCCAGAGCCGAAAGGGGCCAAGGGGGCCAAAGGAGCCAAAGGGGCCAAGGGAGCTGCCCCTGACCAGAGTCAGCTGGCCCCCCGGCACCAGCCCTGCAACCCCTACGGCAGTGGCCAGCGCCCGTCAGGACTGACCTACGCCGGCACGCCACCCGTGGGGCGCGGTGACGACATCGCCCatcactgctgctgctgcccttGCTGTTCCTGCTGCCACTGCCCAAGATTCTGCCGCTGCCACAGCTGCTGCTGTGTCGTCTCCTAG
- the Slc34a3 gene encoding sodium-dependent phosphate transport protein 2C isoform X2, which yields MPNSPAGGQLPLPTLSTVDLVDSSLRSTGSSDSAGGLEEGDTAPQRKDTGQLKEFSTASRLSQVAVGFLKVCGLLGSLYFFICSLDILSSAFQLLGSKMAGDIFKDNVVLSNPVAGLVIGVLVTVLVQSSSTSSSIVVSMVASKLLTVRASVPIIMGVNVGTSITSTLVSMAQSGDRDEFRRAFSGSAVHGIFNWLTVLVLLPLESATAVLERLSELTLRAAHLQPGQQAPNILKALTQPLTHLIVQLDSTAVIGSATGNATNHSLIKQWCGIRVETGDSEECDASGFCPERNSTAFPEDKLPCRHLFVNSALSDLAVGFILLAGSLLVLCTCLVLIVKLLNSLLRGQIAGAVRTVINADFPFPFGWLSGYLAILVGAGLTFLLQSSSIFTAAVVPLMGVGVITLDCAYPLFLGSNIGTTTTALLAALASPADMLLFAVQVALIHFFFNLAGILLWYMVPVLRLPIPLAQRFGDLTARYRWVAVAYLLLAFLLLPLAVFGLSLAGAVVLAAVGGPLVGLALLIILVNVLQGRRPSWLPPCLRSWGWLPLWLRSLEPWDGLVTRCCPTGACRPQDPAVKEAHCFENPEVLASQPL from the exons ATGCCGAACTCCCCAGCTGGTGGtcagctccccctccccactctgagCACGGTTGACTTGGTGGACTCGAGTCTGAGAAGTACAG GGAGCTCTGACTCTGCCGGGGGCCTGGAGGAGGGGGACACAGCCCCCCAGCGGAAGGACACCGGCCAGCTGAAAG AGTTCAGCACGGCCAGCAGGCTGTCCCAGGTGGCCGTCGGCTTCCTTAAGGTCTGCGGGCTCCTAGGCAGCCTCTACTTCTTCATCTGCTCCCTGGATATCCTCAGCTCTGCCTTCCAGCTGCTGGGCA GCAAAATGGCCGGAGACATCTTCAAGGACAATGTGGTGCTGTCCAACCCTGTGGCTGGCCTGGTCATCGGCGTGCTGGTCACAGTCCTTGTGCAGAGCTCTAGCACATCCTCCTCCATTGTGGTCAGCATGGTGGCCTCCAAAT TGCTGACCGTCCGGGCGTCCGTGCCTATCATTATGGGAGTCAATGTGGGCACGTCCATCACCAGCACTCTGGTCTCAATGGCCCAGTCTGGGGACCGAGATGAGTTTCGGAG GGCCTTCAGTGGCTCTGCTGTTCACGGCATCTTCAACTGGCTCACGGTGCTGGTCCTGCTGCCCCTGGAGAGTGCCACGGCAGTGCTGGAGAGGCTGAGTGAGCTGACCCTGCGAGCCGCCCACCTTCAGCCTGGCCAGCAGGCCCCCAACATCCTCAAGGCGCTGACCCAGCCTCTCACACACCTCATTGTGCAG CTGGACAGCACCGCCGTCATCGGCTCCGCGACCGGCAACGCCACCAACCACAGCCTCATTAAGCAATGGTGCGGCATCAGGGTGGAGACG GGAGACAGTGAAGAGTGTGACGCCTCCGGCTTCTGCCCTGAGAGAAACAGCACAGCCTTCCCTGAGGACAAGCTGCCCT GCCGTCATCTGTTCGTGAACTCAGCACTCTCAGACCTGGCTGTGGGCTTCATCCTTCTGGCAGGCTCCCTGCTGGTGCTCTGCACCTGTCTGGTCCTGATCGTCAAGCTACTCAATTCCCTGCTACGTGGCCAAATAGCTGGGGCAGTGAGGACTGTCATCAA tgcagactttccctttccctttggcTGGCTGAGTGGCTACCTGGCCATCCTGGTGGGGGCCGGcctgactttcctgctccagagcAGCAGCATCTTTACAGCAGCTGTTGTGCCACTCATGG GAGTTGGGGTGATCACCTTGGACTGCGCATACCCCCTCTTCCTGGGCTCCAACATTGGTACCACCACCACGGCTCTGCTGGCTGCCCTGGCTAGCCCTGCAGACATGCTGCTCTTTGCAGTCCAG GTTGCTCTCATCCACTTCTTCTTCAACCTGGCCGGCATCCTGTTGTGGTACATGGTGCCCGTCCTGAGGCTGCCCATCCCCCTGGCCCAGCGCTTCGGGGACCTGACGGCCCGGTACCGCTGGGTGGCCGTTGCTTATCTGCTGCTGGCCTTCCTGCTGTTGCCCCTGGCCGTGTTTGGGCTCTCCCTGGCAGGGGCCGTCGTGCTGGCGGCGGTGGGGGGGCCCCTGGTGGGCCTGGCGCTGCTCATCATCCTGGTGAACGTCCTGCAGGGGCGCCGGCCTTCGTGGCTGCCCCCCTGCCTCCGGTCCTGGGGCTGGCTGCCCCTGTGGCTGCGTTCTCTGGAGCCCTGGGACGGCCTGGTGACCCGCTGCTGCCCCACCGGGGCCTGCAGGCCCCAGGACCCTGCCGTCAAGGAGGCTCACTGCTTCGAGAACCCCGAGGTGCTGGCCTCGCAGCCGCTGTGA
- the Ndor1 gene encoding NADPH-dependent diflavin oxidoreductase 1 isoform X4, whose product MDFAVLGLGDSSYAKFNFVAKKLHRRLLQLGGSPLLPVCLGDDQHELGPDAAIDPWLGDLWEKVLGLYPVPRHLAMIPPGVPLPSKFIFQFLRESPSRSSQELLVTSPDPQDPPSESQPFLAPMVANQRVTGPSHFQDVRLIEFDITGSRISFSAGDVVLIQPSNSAAHVQQFCQVLGLDPSQSFVLQPREPGTPCPPGLPRPCSVQHLVSHYLDIASVPRRSFFELLACLSPHGLEREKLLEFSSAQGQEELCEYCSRPRRTILEVLCDFPHTAGAIPLEYLLDLIPQIRPRAFSIASSLLVHPMRLQILVAVVQYQTRLKEPRRGLCSSWLASLDPAQGPVRVPLWVRPGGLAFPEEPETPVIMVGPGTGVAAFRAAIQERVARGWTGNFLFFGCRHRDQDFYWEAEWRELEERGCLTVVTAFSREQDRKVYVQHRLRELGPLIWELLDRHGAYFYLTGNAKRIPVDITEALTSIFQEHGGLSESDAATYLARLQRTLHFQTETWA is encoded by the exons GTTCAACTTTGTGGCCAAGAAGCTGCACCGCCGACTGCTGCAGCTAGGGGGCAGCCCCCTCCtgcctgtgtgcctgggtgatgACCAGCACGAGCTGGG ACCTGATGCGGCCATCGACCCCTGGCTGGGAGACCTGTGGGAAAAGGTGTTGGGGCTGTATCCGGTGCCCCGCCACCTGGCCATGATCCCCCCTGGAGTACC CTTGCCTTCCAAGTTCATTTTCCAGTTCCTCCGAGAGTCCCCCAGCAGAAGCTCCCAGGAGCTGCTCGTCACCAGCCCAGACCCTCAGGACCCCCCGTCAGAGTCGCAGCCCTTCCTGGCACCCATGGTTGCTAACCAGAGGGTCACTGGCCCCTCACACTTCCAGGATGTTCGGCTGATCGAGTTTGATATCACAGGCTCCCGCATCAG CTTTTCTGCTGGTGATGTGGTGCTGATCCAGCCCTCAAACTCGGCTGCTCACGTTCAGCAGTTCTGCCAGGTGCTGGGCCTGGACCCCAGCCAGAGCTTTGTGCTGCAGCCTCGGGAGCCAG GCACCCCCTGCCCACCAGGACTGCCCCGGCCCTGTTCAGTGCAGCACCTTGTCTCCCACTACCTGGACATTGCCAGTGTGCCTCGCCGGTCCTTCTTTGAGCTCCTGGCCTGCCTCTCCCCACATGGGCTGGAGCGGGAGAAACTTCTGGAGTTCAGTTCTGCCCAAGGCCAGGAGGAGCTCTGCGAGTATTGCAGCAGGCCCCGCAGGACCATCCTGGAG GTGCTCTGTGACTTCCCTCACACTGCGGGCGCCATCCCCCTGGAGTACCTGTTGGACCTCATCCCACAGATCCGGCCACGGGCCTTCTCCATTGCCTCCTCCCTGCTG GTTCATCCCATGAGGTTGCAGATTCTCGTGGCCGTGGTACAGTACCAGACTCGCCTCAAAGAGCCCCGCCGGGGCCTCTGCTCCTCCTGGCTGGCGTCCCTGGACCCCGCGCAAG GACCTGTCCGGGTGCCCCTGTGGGTGCGGCCTGGGGGCCTGGCCTTCCCAGAGGAGCCAGAGACACCTGTGATCATGGTGGGGCCCGGCACGGGCGTGGCCGCGTTCCGAGCGGCCATCCAGGAGCGGGTGGCCCGAGGCTGGACTG GAAACTTCTTGTTCTTCGGCTGCCGCCATCGAGACCAAGACTTCTACTGGGAGGCCGAGTGGCGGGAGCTGGAGGAGAGGGGCTGCCTGACGGTGGTCACTGCCTTCTCCAGGGAACAG GACCGGAAGGTTTACGTGCAGCACCGGCTCCGGGAGCTGGGCCCACTCATCTGGGAGCTGCTGGACCGCCACGGAGCCTACTTCTACCTCACAGG CAACGCTAAGCGCATCCCAGTGGACATCACGGAAGCCCTGACATCCATCTTCCAGGAGCATGGTGGGCTCTCTGAATCTGACGCAGCCACCTACCTTGCCAGGCTCCAGCGGACGCTGCACTTCCAGACGGAGACCTGGGCCTGA
- the Slc34a3 gene encoding sodium-dependent phosphate transport protein 2C isoform X3 codes for MPNSPAGGQLPLPTLSTVDLVDSSLRSTEFSTASRLSQVAVGFLKVCGLLGSLYFFICSLDILSSAFQLLGSKMAGDIFKDNVVLSNPVAGLVIGVLVTVLVQSSSTSSSIVVSMVASKLLTVRASVPIIMGVNVGTSITSTLVSMAQSGDRDEFRRAFSGSAVHGIFNWLTVLVLLPLESATAVLERLSELTLRAAHLQPGQQAPNILKALTQPLTHLIVQLDSTAVIGSATGNATNHSLIKQWCGIRVETGDSEECDASGFCPERNSTAFPEDKLPCRHLFVNSALSDLAVGFILLAGSLLVLCTCLVLIVKLLNSLLRGQIAGAVRTVINADFPFPFGWLSGYLAILVGAGLTFLLQSSSIFTAAVVPLMGVGVITLDCAYPLFLGSNIGTTTTALLAALASPADMLLFAVQVALIHFFFNLAGILLWYMVPVLRLPIPLAQRFGDLTARYRWVAVAYLLLAFLLLPLAVFGLSLAGAVVLAAVGGPLVGLALLIILVNVLQGRRPSWLPPCLRSWGWLPLWLRSLEPWDGLVTRCCPTGACRPQDPAVKEAHCFENPEVLASQPL; via the exons ATGCCGAACTCCCCAGCTGGTGGtcagctccccctccccactctgagCACGGTTGACTTGGTGGACTCGAGTCTGAGAAGTACAG AGTTCAGCACGGCCAGCAGGCTGTCCCAGGTGGCCGTCGGCTTCCTTAAGGTCTGCGGGCTCCTAGGCAGCCTCTACTTCTTCATCTGCTCCCTGGATATCCTCAGCTCTGCCTTCCAGCTGCTGGGCA GCAAAATGGCCGGAGACATCTTCAAGGACAATGTGGTGCTGTCCAACCCTGTGGCTGGCCTGGTCATCGGCGTGCTGGTCACAGTCCTTGTGCAGAGCTCTAGCACATCCTCCTCCATTGTGGTCAGCATGGTGGCCTCCAAAT TGCTGACCGTCCGGGCGTCCGTGCCTATCATTATGGGAGTCAATGTGGGCACGTCCATCACCAGCACTCTGGTCTCAATGGCCCAGTCTGGGGACCGAGATGAGTTTCGGAG GGCCTTCAGTGGCTCTGCTGTTCACGGCATCTTCAACTGGCTCACGGTGCTGGTCCTGCTGCCCCTGGAGAGTGCCACGGCAGTGCTGGAGAGGCTGAGTGAGCTGACCCTGCGAGCCGCCCACCTTCAGCCTGGCCAGCAGGCCCCCAACATCCTCAAGGCGCTGACCCAGCCTCTCACACACCTCATTGTGCAG CTGGACAGCACCGCCGTCATCGGCTCCGCGACCGGCAACGCCACCAACCACAGCCTCATTAAGCAATGGTGCGGCATCAGGGTGGAGACG GGAGACAGTGAAGAGTGTGACGCCTCCGGCTTCTGCCCTGAGAGAAACAGCACAGCCTTCCCTGAGGACAAGCTGCCCT GCCGTCATCTGTTCGTGAACTCAGCACTCTCAGACCTGGCTGTGGGCTTCATCCTTCTGGCAGGCTCCCTGCTGGTGCTCTGCACCTGTCTGGTCCTGATCGTCAAGCTACTCAATTCCCTGCTACGTGGCCAAATAGCTGGGGCAGTGAGGACTGTCATCAACGCAG actttccctttccctttggcTGGCTGAGTGGCTACCTGGCCATCCTGGTGGGGGCCGGcctgactttcctgctccagagcAGCAGCATCTTTACAGCAGCTGTTGTGCCACTCATGG GAGTTGGGGTGATCACCTTGGACTGCGCATACCCCCTCTTCCTGGGCTCCAACATTGGTACCACCACCACGGCTCTGCTGGCTGCCCTGGCTAGCCCTGCAGACATGCTGCTCTTTGCAGTCCAG GTTGCTCTCATCCACTTCTTCTTCAACCTGGCCGGCATCCTGTTGTGGTACATGGTGCCCGTCCTGAGGCTGCCCATCCCCCTGGCCCAGCGCTTCGGGGACCTGACGGCCCGGTACCGCTGGGTGGCCGTTGCTTATCTGCTGCTGGCCTTCCTGCTGTTGCCCCTGGCCGTGTTTGGGCTCTCCCTGGCAGGGGCCGTCGTGCTGGCGGCGGTGGGGGGGCCCCTGGTGGGCCTGGCGCTGCTCATCATCCTGGTGAACGTCCTGCAGGGGCGCCGGCCTTCGTGGCTGCCCCCCTGCCTCCGGTCCTGGGGCTGGCTGCCCCTGTGGCTGCGTTCTCTGGAGCCCTGGGACGGCCTGGTGACCCGCTGCTGCCCCACCGGGGCCTGCAGGCCCCAGGACCCTGCCGTCAAGGAGGCTCACTGCTTCGAGAACCCCGAGGTGCTGGCCTCGCAGCCGCTGTGA
- the Rnf208 gene encoding RING finger protein 208, producing MPADPGPEVGSGWPGLLMSCLKGPHVILKMEAMKIVHPEKFPELPAAAPCFPPAPRPTPTLAPKRAWPSDTEIIVNQACGGDMPALEGVPHTPPMPRGPRKGSSELGFPRGAPADEVIVNQYVIRPGPAASAAPSPGAAGAGEPLECPTCGHTYNVTQRRPRVLSCLHSVCEQCLQILYESCPKYKFISCPTCRRETVLFTDYGLAALAVNTSILSRLPPEALTGPSGGQWGGEPEGSCYQTFRQYCGAACTCHVRNPLSACSIM from the coding sequence ATGCCGGCTGACCCTGGGCCCGAGGTGGGCAGTGGCTGGCCGGGCCTCCTCATGTCCTGCCTGAAGGGCCCCCATGTCATCCTCAAGATGGAGGCCATGAAGATCGTCCACCCCGAGAAGTTCCCTGAGCTCCCCGCGGCCGCCCCTTGCTTCCCACCTGCGCCCCGGCCCACTCCCACCCTGGCCCCCAAGCGAGCCTGGCCCTCAGACACGGAGATCATTGTCAACCAGGCCTGTGGGGGAGACATGCCTGCCTTGGAAGGGGTGCCTCACACTCCACCCATGCCACGGGGGCCGCGCAAAGGTAGCTCGGAGCTGGGCTTTCCCCGAGGGGCGCCGGCAGACGAGGTCATTGTGAACCAGTACGTGATCCGGCCTGGCCCTGCCGCCTCGGCCGCGCCTTcaccgggggcggcgggggccggcgAGCCCCTGGAGTGCCCCACCTGCGGGCACACGTACAACGTCACCCAGCGGCGACCTCGCGTGCTGTCCTGCCTGCACTCTGTGTGTGAGCAGTGCCTGCAGATCCTCTACGAATCTTGCCCCAAGTACAAGTTCATCTCCTGTCCCACCTGCCGGCGGGAGACTGTACTCTTCACTGACTATGGACTGGCTGCACTGGCCGTCAACACATCCATCTTGAGCCGCCTGCCACCCGAAGCACTGACCGGCCCCTCCGGAGGCCAGTGGGGGGGAGAGCCCGAGGGCAGCTGCTACCAGACCTTCCGGCAGTACTGCGGGGCTGCGTGCACCTGCCATGTGCGGAACCCGCTGTCCGCCTGCTCCATCATGTAG
- the LOC125353472 gene encoding LOW QUALITY PROTEIN: ring finger protein-like (The sequence of the model RefSeq protein was modified relative to this genomic sequence to represent the inferred CDS: deleted 1 base in 1 codon) has product MKFASSGARASGGAAGGQCSSERWVEPARGPAPGGHPHPHTPSHPPEPPDFGTGGLTVCPGSAPGSPPWASPSPTCLDPLCRLTASAGDDLGAPRGSGTPDSEPLLGDKDEGGAGSPTASEEPDEEEDPGAGECPICTESYGPRERQRARLHCGHGLCTGCLHRLLGAAPGAHLGRVCCPLCRQKTPMLEWEICRLQEELLQADGPQPPPPPPASPPPSPGPGPWAALEQRYRLRFLAGPVGGRGCLPLLPCPPRLGTWLWALRERGPCARRLALLGLLALELLGLLLLFTPLVLLGVLFVLLDRAAR; this is encoded by the exons ATGAAGTTTGCTTCCAGTGGGGCCAGGGCGTCCGGAGGAGCAGCTGGAGGTCAGTGCTCCAGCGAGCGGTGGGTGGAGCCTGCACgcggcccggcccccgggggcCACCCTCACCCTCACACTCCCAGCCACCCCCCCGAGCCCCCCGATTTCGGCACTGGGGGTCTCACCGTGTGCCCTGGCTCTGCACCTGGCAGCCCTCCGTGGGCCTCTCCGAGCCCCACGTGCCTGGACCCACTGTGCCGCCTTACGGCAAGTGCAGGGGATGACCTTGGGGCTCCCCGGGGCTCCGGGACTCCAGACAGCGAGCCTCTGCTGGGGGACAAAGATGAGGGTGGCGCTGGGTCCCCGACGGCCTCGGAGGAGCCGGATGAAGAGGAGGACCCTGGGGCGGGGGAGTGCCCCATCTGCACCGAGTCCTACGGGCCCAGGGAGCGCCAGCGGGCACGGCTCCACTGCGGCCATGGCTTATGCACGGGCTGCCTGCACCGGCTGCTGGGCGCGGCTCCCGGGGCTCACCTGGGCCGCGTGTGCTGCCCTCTGTGCCGACAGAAGACACCCATGCTGGAGTGGGAGATCTGCCGCCTGCAGGAGGAGCTGCTTCAGGCTGATGGGCCTCAGCCTCCAccaccccctcccgcctccccccccccctccccg ggcccggggccctgggCCGCCCTAGAGCAGCGCTACCGCCTGCGCTTCCTGGCCGGGCCTGTGGGTGGCCGCGGATGCCTGCCCCTTctgccctgcccgccccgcctgGGCACCTGGCTGTGGGCGCTGCGGGAGCGTGGGCCCTGTGCCCGCCGCCTGGCACTGCTGGGCCTGCTGGCACTGGAGTTGTTGGGGCTGCTGCTCCTCTTCACGCCGCTCGTGCTGCTGGGGGTGCTCTTCGTGCTCTTAGACCGCGCGGCCCGCTGA
- the Slc34a3 gene encoding sodium-dependent phosphate transport protein 2C isoform X1 translates to MPNSPAGGQLPLPTLSTVDLVDSSLRSTGSSDSAGGLEEGDTAPQRKDTGQLKEFSTASRLSQVAVGFLKVCGLLGSLYFFICSLDILSSAFQLLGSKMAGDIFKDNVVLSNPVAGLVIGVLVTVLVQSSSTSSSIVVSMVASKLLTVRASVPIIMGVNVGTSITSTLVSMAQSGDRDEFRRAFSGSAVHGIFNWLTVLVLLPLESATAVLERLSELTLRAAHLQPGQQAPNILKALTQPLTHLIVQLDSTAVIGSATGNATNHSLIKQWCGIRVETGDSEECDASGFCPERNSTAFPEDKLPCRHLFVNSALSDLAVGFILLAGSLLVLCTCLVLIVKLLNSLLRGQIAGAVRTVINADFPFPFGWLSGYLAILVGAGLTFLLQSSSIFTAAVVPLMGVGVITLDCAYPLFLGSNIGTTTTALLAALASPADMLLFAVQVALIHFFFNLAGILLWYMVPVLRLPIPLAQRFGDLTARYRWVAVAYLLLAFLLLPLAVFGLSLAGAVVLAAVGGPLVGLALLIILVNVLQGRRPSWLPPCLRSWGWLPLWLRSLEPWDGLVTRCCPTGACRPQDPAVKEAHCFENPEVLASQPL, encoded by the exons ATGCCGAACTCCCCAGCTGGTGGtcagctccccctccccactctgagCACGGTTGACTTGGTGGACTCGAGTCTGAGAAGTACAG GGAGCTCTGACTCTGCCGGGGGCCTGGAGGAGGGGGACACAGCCCCCCAGCGGAAGGACACCGGCCAGCTGAAAG AGTTCAGCACGGCCAGCAGGCTGTCCCAGGTGGCCGTCGGCTTCCTTAAGGTCTGCGGGCTCCTAGGCAGCCTCTACTTCTTCATCTGCTCCCTGGATATCCTCAGCTCTGCCTTCCAGCTGCTGGGCA GCAAAATGGCCGGAGACATCTTCAAGGACAATGTGGTGCTGTCCAACCCTGTGGCTGGCCTGGTCATCGGCGTGCTGGTCACAGTCCTTGTGCAGAGCTCTAGCACATCCTCCTCCATTGTGGTCAGCATGGTGGCCTCCAAAT TGCTGACCGTCCGGGCGTCCGTGCCTATCATTATGGGAGTCAATGTGGGCACGTCCATCACCAGCACTCTGGTCTCAATGGCCCAGTCTGGGGACCGAGATGAGTTTCGGAG GGCCTTCAGTGGCTCTGCTGTTCACGGCATCTTCAACTGGCTCACGGTGCTGGTCCTGCTGCCCCTGGAGAGTGCCACGGCAGTGCTGGAGAGGCTGAGTGAGCTGACCCTGCGAGCCGCCCACCTTCAGCCTGGCCAGCAGGCCCCCAACATCCTCAAGGCGCTGACCCAGCCTCTCACACACCTCATTGTGCAG CTGGACAGCACCGCCGTCATCGGCTCCGCGACCGGCAACGCCACCAACCACAGCCTCATTAAGCAATGGTGCGGCATCAGGGTGGAGACG GGAGACAGTGAAGAGTGTGACGCCTCCGGCTTCTGCCCTGAGAGAAACAGCACAGCCTTCCCTGAGGACAAGCTGCCCT GCCGTCATCTGTTCGTGAACTCAGCACTCTCAGACCTGGCTGTGGGCTTCATCCTTCTGGCAGGCTCCCTGCTGGTGCTCTGCACCTGTCTGGTCCTGATCGTCAAGCTACTCAATTCCCTGCTACGTGGCCAAATAGCTGGGGCAGTGAGGACTGTCATCAACGCAG actttccctttccctttggcTGGCTGAGTGGCTACCTGGCCATCCTGGTGGGGGCCGGcctgactttcctgctccagagcAGCAGCATCTTTACAGCAGCTGTTGTGCCACTCATGG GAGTTGGGGTGATCACCTTGGACTGCGCATACCCCCTCTTCCTGGGCTCCAACATTGGTACCACCACCACGGCTCTGCTGGCTGCCCTGGCTAGCCCTGCAGACATGCTGCTCTTTGCAGTCCAG GTTGCTCTCATCCACTTCTTCTTCAACCTGGCCGGCATCCTGTTGTGGTACATGGTGCCCGTCCTGAGGCTGCCCATCCCCCTGGCCCAGCGCTTCGGGGACCTGACGGCCCGGTACCGCTGGGTGGCCGTTGCTTATCTGCTGCTGGCCTTCCTGCTGTTGCCCCTGGCCGTGTTTGGGCTCTCCCTGGCAGGGGCCGTCGTGCTGGCGGCGGTGGGGGGGCCCCTGGTGGGCCTGGCGCTGCTCATCATCCTGGTGAACGTCCTGCAGGGGCGCCGGCCTTCGTGGCTGCCCCCCTGCCTCCGGTCCTGGGGCTGGCTGCCCCTGTGGCTGCGTTCTCTGGAGCCCTGGGACGGCCTGGTGACCCGCTGCTGCCCCACCGGGGCCTGCAGGCCCCAGGACCCTGCCGTCAAGGAGGCTCACTGCTTCGAGAACCCCGAGGTGCTGGCCTCGCAGCCGCTGTGA